TGCGCCAAGCCCCCCGGCGGGGCTCATCGCGTGGACCGCATCGCCCAGCCCGACCACACCGTCGATTTGCCAGGGCAGCGGGCTGGCGGTGCTGCGCACGGGCGACACGCGGACCGTTTCGGGCACCGCGTGCGAGAACAGCGAGCCTAGATGCGGGTGCCACGACTGGGCCATCGATTCGATGCGCGCGAGCGGCATAGTGTCCGGCATTTCCGCACAGGTGTATGCAGGGCCGAGCAGCGTTCGCGACGGACCGATGAACGCCCAGTACAGGTAATCGGAGACCGGGGTGAGCGGCATTTCGCCGGGCGTGCGCACTGTCGACGGCGTCGGCGGTACGGTATCGCCACGCTGCGCGCGACGAAACAGCATCGCCTCGACGATGACGGCGAACCCGTCGGCAAACACGACGGTGCTGCCTTCCATCGTGGTGGCCTCGCCGTGGGCGTCCATCAGCACGAGCAGGGCGGTCGACAGCGGCGTGAGGCCGTAGATGCAGACGTCGCCCGTCTCGCGAGGGGCCATGCCCGGCAACACATATTCGCGAACGCGGGACTGAGTGCCGTCTGCCGCAATCACGAGTCCCGGCAAACTGTGCGTGCCGTCGTCGAAATGGGCGACGCGGCGGCCGTCGGCAATCGTGGTCGTGCGCGAGAACGATTTGCCGAAATGCACGCGATCGAGAATGCCGTCGAGCAGAATTTCACGAAGCGTCTGGCGATGGACGCTGACGTCGCCCGGGATGTCGGGCGCATGCGGCGTCGGGCGCGCGGCGCCGGTCGTCGTGCGCTGGCGATGGTCGGTGACGGCCGAATCGGTATGTGCGTCGTGCCAGCTGGGCGGCAAGACGACCTTGGCGTCTTCGAGTTGCGGAGTGACGAATCGCCCACCGGTCCGCGCGACGGCCGCGCGCTCGCGAACGCGGTCGATGCCGCCGTCGGGCAGGCATTCGGTCAGGGCGTCGAGTCCGTTGGCGTCGATGCGCAGGCGATAGCCCTGGAAGCGGGCGTCGGGCGCGGGGTCCCGCTCGTAGACATCGAACGAA
The Pandoraea oxalativorans genome window above contains:
- a CDS encoding FAD-dependent oxidoreductase, giving the protein MSVLHVNIIGAGLGGLCLAQGLRRAGISFDVYERDPAPDARFQGYRLRIDANGLDALTECLPDGGIDRVRERAAVARTGGRFVTPQLEDAKVVLPPSWHDAHTDSAVTDHRQRTTTGAARPTPHAPDIPGDVSVHRQTLREILLDGILDRVHFGKSFSRTTTIADGRRVAHFDDGTHSLPGLVIAADGTQSRVREYVLPGMAPRETGDVCIYGLTPLSTALLVLMDAHGEATTMEGSTVVFADGFAVIVEAMLFRRAQRGDTVPPTPSTVRTPGEMPLTPVSDYLYWAFIGPSRTLLGPAYTCAEMPDTMPLARIESMAQSWHPHLGSLFSHAVPETVRVSPVRSTASPLPWQIDGVVGLGDAVHAMSPAGGLGANTALRDAAQLTRHLRTVADGHVPLWQAITAYERDMCERAREAVRLADAGAALLNARRGPSAATQPSADLMHL